Part of the Woronichinia naegeliana WA131 genome, ATGTTATCATCTCTTGCTAAAACTTAAATTGATCTTTTTAATCAAAAATTAACGCCATTTAATCAAAAATTAACGCCATGAAAACGCCTCAACACTGGTATGAAAAAAACAAAAGTCAACTGAAACAGTATCGCGGTCAGTGGATTGCTTATGATAGTGATGGCATTATTGCTCATCATGCTAAGTACGAAAAAAATGATTCAGTCTTTACCCCTAGAAGTACTGATTATCTGATCGGACGAATTTATGAAACAGAGTTTGTTGAGCCTGTAAAATTCTATCCTATTCGGTTTAAAATCCTAAAAAAGCACGAATGACAACCCAAATATCCTGTTACTTTACAGTTTCAGATTACCTATTATTAATCCTAGACATGAAAATTACTACCCTTGTTGGCGCAAGACCCCAATTTATTAAAGCTGCTGCTGTTTCTCGTATCCTGCGTGCTAACTCAAATATTAACGAGATTCTGATCCATACAGGACAACATTATGATCCTAATTTATTCTGATATATTTTTCAAGGAATTGGAAATCCCTAAGCCTGATTATCATTTAGGCATTGTTTCGGGGAATCATGGTCAACAAACAGGTAGAATGTTAGAGGCCATTCAAACCGTTTTAATTATAGAAAAACCTGATTGGGCTCTCGTTTATGGCGATACAAACTCAACTCTAGCAGGAGCCTTAGCCGCCGTTAAACGATCTATTCCTATTGCCCATATAGAGGTAGGTTTACGCTCTTTTAATCGCCAAATGCCTGAAGAAATTAATCGCGTTCTAACCGATCACAGTTCAGATTTGCTGTTTGCACCAACAGAGGCTGCTGTTAATAATTTAAAAAAAGAAGGCATTGACACGAATAAAATACGCCTTGTCGGTGATGTGATGTATGATGCGGCTCTTTTCTATGGGGAGGAAAGCGATCGCCAATGCCCTAATTGTTGGATATTTTGAGAATAATCCAAGTGAGCTGAAAACTATGACAATATTCTTTTAAGGTACTTAACGTAGTATGAGTCAGATCGTAACCGTTATTCGAGCTAAGAATCAATCCTTTGGAGATACTCTTAAGGAATTTTGGGAATATCGAGAATTATTGTATATGTTAACGCTGCGGCGTATTAGTGTGCGCTATAAGCAAACCATCGTTGGCATTGCCTGGGTGTTGATTCAGCCGTTAATAGCGATGACTATTTTTAACGTTATTTTTGGGAAGTTAGTGAAAATTCCTTCTCAGGGTATTCCCTATCCCATTTTTGTCTATTCTGCCTTGGTATTATGGGGATTATTTTCGGAGGGACTTAACCGTTCTAGTTTAAGTTTAATTGGGGAAGCCCAGTTAATTTCTAAGGTCTATTTTCCGCGTTTAATGATTCCTTTTTCTGCCGTCGCTTCTGCCTGGGTAGATTTTGCGATTTCGTTATTTTTATTATTGCCTTTGACTTTTATTTACGGATTAAGACCGACCTGGAGTTTACTGTTGATCCCTGTCGTAATGGTCATCACAATGATTCTAACGACGGGTTTGGGGGTGTTCTTAGCCGCGATGAATGTTCGTTACCGAGATTTTCAGTATCTTGTTCCTTTTTTAGTGCAGGTTTTGCTCTACGCTTCGCCTGTCGTTTATTCTATCGAAATTGTGCCTCCTCATTTACATTTTTGGTATTATTTGAACCCCCTCGCTGGCTTGTTGGATATGTTTCGATTTGCGGTCACGGGACAGACAACTTATAGCTGGTTAGGTTTTGGCTGGTCAGTCATTAGTTCTCTGATTTTCTTTGGCTTAGGAACCTGGGTTTTTCGTTCTGTGGAACGAGGTTTTGCCGATTATGTTTAGTCGTCATTACTTGTCAAAACCCATAATTTTGTTAAGAAAATGATCATCAATTTGCAGCTTTTGGGTATAGTGATAGAGGTAAGTTGTGTAGGTTTTGATGAGTCAACCAGTGATTCAGGTTCGGGATTTGGGTAAGTTGTATCGCATTCGTTCGACAGAGCGGCAACCTTACTCGAATTTGCGTGAGGAATTTGGTGAATGGTATTAAACGCTTTGTGGGGGGGATTTTGGCTAGTTCCAGTCTGAGTTTTTTCGTTGCAGGATGTGAGTTGTGATAGGTAGGGGAACTCAATAGACATCTCCATAATACTATAAAATCGACAAATATGCTATAATCATAGAAATTTAGACAGGAGTAACTATGCCTGAATACATCTATATGTGGGCTTATATTCAAAAACAGCCTCAAGAAACAAAGAGGTTGTTAGGAATAGAGTACCCAAAATTATTAGAGCTTATAACCTATGGCAAATTACTTAAAAAAGAATTTGAAGAAAGCAAAACCACACTGATTAAAGCAGGTGGTGGAAATAAACCGAAATTATCAGAGGAGGAGCAAATAGTTTTAATGCTAGTTTACTTAAGGCATTATCCGACCTTTCAGCTACTAGGAATAATGTTTGAAATAAGTGAATCGTCTGCCCATAATATATTCAATTATTGGCAGTCACTATTCGGAGAAAATTTACCAGCAAGTCTATTTGAACAACTAAAAAAGTTGCCAGAAGAAATAGAAAAAGTTAAAGAGGAGCTAATCCAACATGAACTAATAGTGGATGCGACAGAACAACCAGTAGAAAGACCTTTAGGGCAGGAGGCACAAAAACCATACTACTCAGGTAAACAAAAAAGGCATACCTCAAAAAGCCAAATAATCATTTGCCCAAAAATCAAGGAGATTGTGGATGTTGTGATAGGAGAAATAGGTTCAAAGAGCGATGTACAAATATTACGTCAAAGATTGGCTAAATTCCATCAAGAACAAGGCTTTCTAGGTGATAAAGCCTACGAGGGAGAATTCCAATTAACAACACCAAAAAAGAAACCAAAGGGGCGAGAATTAAGCAAAGAAGAAAAAGAAAGAAATAGTTGGTTATCGTCTCGACGAGTAGTGGTTGAACATATGATTCGATTGCTCAAAGTATTCAAAGTGATGCAAGAAAAATTTAGACTAAGAAAGGGAAGATATAAGTCATTAATCTCAACAGTATGTGGATTGGTGAGACTAAGGATAAATGCGCTGATATTAAGCATTATAAAATGTAGCGAATCAGGGCAGGTAATTGAGGTAAAGATGAGTCATTGTTTTTTGCCAGAATTGAATTTGGAGGTCTGAAAGCCCTGTAAACTCGTCTATGTACCAAGAAGTCTACTGAGTCTAGATTTAGCTACACTGCTTGCTAGACTAGGCTTTCCAGTTTTTGGAGATGTCTAATGGATAACGTTATTGCTATTATTAAGTCTTACAATGCAATTCCTATTCGTCTTACTCATCAACAATGGTCTCACATCGTCGAAAATCATGACTATATGGCAGGTTGTCTAGATTTGGTTTTAGAAACCCTTAGCGAACCGGATCTAATTATTCAAGGTTGGACAAATGAATTGATTGCTCTGAGACATTATGAAAAAACGGTTATTTCTCAAAAAGCGGCAATTGTTGTCTATAGAGAATTGTTAGAAGATGGTTTTGTGATTACTGCATTTTTAACTTCATCACCAGAAAAGGTTTACAAGCGAGGAATTTTATGGCAGAAGCCGAACTTCTAAAATCCGTTCCCTATTTGTTGACGGCTCCGTCTTCTCAGATTTGGACAAGTTATGATCAAGAAGCTGATGTTCTTTACATTAGTTTTCGCAAGCCTCAAAATGCGAATGATAGTGTTCTGGAAGATAGTTTAATTTATCATTATCATGATCAGGATTTAGTCGGCATCACGGTTTTAAATGCTTCTCAGTTGAAATGAATTCTGATGGGCAGAAAGTTTTGGTCAGGTTTTGGGTAGGATAGAAAGGTAAGTTGTTGGGGTTTTATGAGCCAACCAGTGATTCAAGTTCGGGATTTGGGTAAGTTGTATCGCATTCGTTCGACGGAACGGCAACCTTACCGCAATTTTTGTGAGGATATGGTGAATGGCATTAAACGCTTTGGGCGGATGGACTTTGGGCGAGTCCCAATCTAAGGATTTTTGGGAGTTAAAATTTAGCAAAGGTAAAAGTCTATGCAGTATCAAGTTTTTGTGAAAAATGAGTCTCCTGAGCGTTTTGTTGCTTCTGTGGTGGGAATGAATAATGTGATAGAGGTTGGAAAAACGGAGGAGGAGGCTATTGATCGAATTAGATTGGCATTAGAAGGTTTACTACACCAAGGCAAGTTTGTCAGTCTAGAGGTTCCATCTCCGTCAGAGTTTCCGCCGATGAAATATGCAGGGATTCTGGCCGATGATTCGAGTTTCGATGATCTCGTGGAAAAATTGGTCGCTATTAGGAAACAGGAGAATTTAAGGGATGACGAATGACTGTTTATATTTTTGATACTGATCACCTTAGCCTTTATGGGCGTAAACATACTGCTCTGATAACTAATTTAAGAGTAAAACGAATTAAGTTGATAACAACGGTGGTAAATGTTGAAGAACAATTAAGAGGTCGTTTAGCTCAGGTGGCGGAAGCAAAGTCAAGAAACCAATGTGTTTTTGCTTACCAAAGGTTAGTGGAGACGCTTCTATTGTTATCAGATTTTGAGATTTTGTTTTACGATGAAAATGCTGAAAAAGAGTACCAATTATTACGGAAACAGGGTCTTCGTGTGGGAAGTCAGGATTTGCGAATTGCTTCAATAGTTATTGCCTACGGGGGAGTTTTGTTAACGAGAAATTGTCAGGATTTTGAGAAAATTCCTGGATTATTGTTTGAGGATTGGTCAATTTAGGAAAGAGTCATAAGTTTTGTTAAAAAGGTGATGTTCTGGCTAGTTTTTGGGTAGGATAGAAAGGTAAGTTTTTGGGTTTCTATGGCTCAACCAGTGATTCAGGTTCGGGATTTGGGTAAGTTGTATCGCATTCGTTCGACGGAACAATCGCCTTACTCGACTTTTCGTGAGGATATAGTGAATGGC contains:
- a CDS encoding DUF5678 domain-containing protein, producing the protein MKTPQHWYEKNKSQLKQYRGQWIAYDSDGIIAHHAKYEKNDSVFTPRSTDYLIGRIYETEFVEPVKFYPIRFKILKKHE
- a CDS encoding UDP-N-acetyl glucosamine 2-epimerase, which translates into the protein MEIPKPDYHLGIVSGNHGQQTGRMLEAIQTVLIIEKPDWALVYGDTNSTLAGALAAVKRSIPIAHIEVGLRSFNRQMPEEINRVLTDHSSDLLFAPTEAAVNNLKKEGIDTNKIRLVGDVMYDAALFYGEESDRQCPNCWIF
- a CDS encoding ABC transporter permease, whose translation is MSQIVTVIRAKNQSFGDTLKEFWEYRELLYMLTLRRISVRYKQTIVGIAWVLIQPLIAMTIFNVIFGKLVKIPSQGIPYPIFVYSALVLWGLFSEGLNRSSLSLIGEAQLISKVYFPRLMIPFSAVASAWVDFAISLFLLLPLTFIYGLRPTWSLLLIPVVMVITMILTTGLGVFLAAMNVRYRDFQYLVPFLVQVLLYASPVVYSIEIVPPHLHFWYYLNPLAGLLDMFRFAVTGQTTYSWLGFGWSVISSLIFFGLGTWVFRSVERGFADYV
- a CDS encoding transposase, coding for MWAYIQKQPQETKRLLGIEYPKLLELITYGKLLKKEFEESKTTLIKAGGGNKPKLSEEEQIVLMLVYLRHYPTFQLLGIMFEISESSAHNIFNYWQSLFGENLPASLFEQLKKLPEEIEKVKEELIQHELIVDATEQPVERPLGQEAQKPYYSGKQKRHTSKSQIIICPKIKEIVDVVIGEIGSKSDVQILRQRLAKFHQEQGFLGDKAYEGEFQLTTPKKKPKGRELSKEEKERNSWLSSRRVVVEHMIRLLKVFKVMQEKFRLRKGRYKSLISTVCGLVRLRINALILSIIKCSESGQVIEVKMSHCFLPELNLEV
- a CDS encoding type II toxin-antitoxin system HicB family antitoxin, whose translation is MQYQVFVKNESPERFVASVVGMNNVIEVGKTEEEAIDRIRLALEGLLHQGKFVSLEVPSPSEFPPMKYAGILADDSSFDDLVEKLVAIRKQENLRDDE
- a CDS encoding type II toxin-antitoxin system VapC family toxin, which translates into the protein MTVYIFDTDHLSLYGRKHTALITNLRVKRIKLITTVVNVEEQLRGRLAQVAEAKSRNQCVFAYQRLVETLLLLSDFEILFYDENAEKEYQLLRKQGLRVGSQDLRIASIVIAYGGVLLTRNCQDFEKIPGLLFEDWSI
- a CDS encoding DUF2283 domain-containing protein, producing MAEAELLKSVPYLLTAPSSQIWTSYDQEADVLYISFRKPQNANDSVLEDSLIYHYHDQDLVGITVLNASQLK